TACTTAGAATTAAAGTATGTTATAATTGTAATGAAAATTAATCTTGGGGAGGGAACTATATGATGGTAGATAGACAGGAATTTTTACAACCTCTAATTACAAAAACTAATTCAAAAATTGTGATGTTAGTAATGGATGGTATTGGAGATACAGTAGTTAATGGAAAAACACCTTTACAGGCAGCTAATACACCAAATTTAGACAAAATTGCAACAGAGTCAGATTTAGGTCAAACAATACCAGTTTTACCAGGAATTACACCAGGTTCAGGACCAGGACATTTGGGTATTTTTGGATATGATCCTATAAGATACCAAATTGGAAGAGGAATTTTAGAAGCATTAGGTATAGATGTTGAGGTTGGAGAAAAAGATGTTGTTGCAAGGGGAAATTTTGCTACAATAGATGGTGATACTGTAGTTGATAGAAGAGCTGGAAGGCCAAAATCAGAAGAATCTGCAAAGATAGTTGAAAAATTAAAAGAAAATATTAAAGAAATTGATGGGGTTAAGATTCAATTTTATGCAGGGAAAGAACATAGATTTGTAGTTAAATTAACAGGTGAAGGTCTTGATGATAGAATTGAAGATGCTGATCCGCAAAAGGAAGGGTTGCCTATAAAATGGGCTCATGCAACTCATCCAGATGCAGAAAAAACTGCTGAAATATTTACAAAATTAATGAAAAAAATTAGAGATGTTTTAAAAGATGAACCAAAGATAAATTTTGCTTTAATTAGAGGTTTTTCTAAATATCCAAATATTCCGCAATTTCCAGAAGTATATAAAATGAGAGCAGCTGCTATTGCTGTATATCCTATGTATAAAGGATTAGCAAAATTAGTTGGAATGGATATTTTAAATGTCGACGGAGAAACACCTTCAGATGAGTTTAAGACTTTAAAAAAATACTGGAATGACTATGACTTTTTCTATATACATATAAAGAAAACAGATTCATATGGTGAAGATGGGAATTTTGATGCAAAAGTTCATGTAATAGAAATGGTAGACGAAGCATTACCTGAATTATTAGAATTAAACCCTGATGTATTAGTTGTTACTGGCGACCATTCTACACCTGTAGCTATTAGCGGGCATAGTTGGCACCCAGTTCCTTTTATGATTAAATCTCCTTATACAAGAGCAGGATTATCAAAATCGTTTGATGAATTTGAAGCAGCAAGAGGTTCTATGGGAACAATTTATGCTGTTGATTTAATGGGATTGTTAATGGCAAATGCAAGAAAACTTGAAAAATTTGGAGCATAATGCCATTTTTTATAAATCTATTTTTTAGTGTAATTGTTTTAATACTTTTTGTAAAATTGAAAATGATAACTACAGCCATAATTTTTATGGCTGTAGTCTTTTTTCTATTTAATTACTCATTAAAAACAAAAGTATTTTTTATACTAATATTGTCTTTAGTGTTAATTAAAACAATTACTTCATATTCAATTCCGACAAATAAAGAACTAGGGATTTTAGGAACAATTATTGATAAATCAAATAACTATTATATAGTAAAAACTAATGAAGTTTATTATGATGATTCTTGGAAAAGTATAAAAGGAAAATTGTATTTTTCGTATAATAAATTTACTACTGATCCTTTTGAAATAGGTAATAATATATACATTGTAGGTAAAAAAACTAATGGTAAATTCGATCCAATTTATATGGCTAACTCTTCAGAAAAAAGTATATATTCTGTAAGGAATTTTTTTAAAAAAAGGATATACAGGAATTTTCAATATGATAATAGAGAAATACTTTTTTCGGTAGTTTTTGGTGGATTAAAAGGAAAAAATGCGGAAATCTTTAAAAATACAGGACTCCTGCATTTGTTTGCTGTATCAGGGTTCCATGTCTATATAATTTATTCCTTGTTATATTTTCTATATTCTTTTACACTTTTTCCCATTAATATTAGAAGATTAATTACTATAATAATATTATTTATATATTTATCAGCATCTGGATTTTCAGATTCAGCAATGAGGGCAACTTTTTTGCTCTCTATAATTGAATTAAATAAATTAATAGGATGGAATGTTAATTCAAAAAATATTCTTGGTCTAATTGGTGTAATAAATTTATTGTATAATCCTAATGTGCTTTTTTCTGCAGGATTTTTAATGAGTTATTTTGCAGCACTTTCAATATTAATAATTATAGAATATACAAATAATCCATTTTTAGTCACATTATCTGCATTTTTAGCTGTGCTACCTTGGAGTATTTTGTTTTTCAAAGGTTTTTCTTTTGTAGGAATATTTTTAAGTGTTTTTTTTACACCAATAATATATTCGCTAATGATTTTATCTGGATTGTATATAATTGTACATTTGCCAGATTTTGTATCCAATTTTGTAAATTATTACATATCCATTATAAAGAGTCTTTTGCAATATATAAATAGATATATACCATATATTACATTAAAAGATAATTCTTATATATTTTTATATTTTATATCCATAATATTATTAATTTTTTTCCATATAGTTATTTATAAAAGATATACGATGTCCAAAAAGTAAAGTCGCTCAAACCTTGATTGTTAATCCTCAAAAATAGCTCATTCTCGCCGGTCGTATCAGACTCACATCCATGTTCGGTATTTTGCATCCGTGCAAAATTGACCGGCTTCATTTTACGCTTAGATTTTTTATACCTAAAAAATCTAAGAGAAAAAAGATATTCAGAGGAGGAATAGAAATGTCTGGAAAATTTATATTAATTGTAGGTCCTATGTATTCTGGAAAAACGTCAGAACTTATATCTTTTGTTGAGATTTATACATTGGGTAGAAAAAAAATAAAAGTATTTAAACCTGTTATAGATGATAGATATTCTTCTGAATACGTTGTTTCTCATACAGGAACAAAAATTAAAGCTATACCAATAAAACACTCGAAAGAGATGTATGAACACTTGGATTATGATGAAAAAGCTGTTTTTGTAGATGAAGTTCAATTCTTTGATGAAGAATTGAAAGACGTTATTCTTGATTTGATTAAAAAAGGAATAAATGTATATTGCTCCGGATTGGATTTAACCTATAAAAATAATCCATTTAAAACAACAATTCTACTTTCCGCTTATGCCGATGAAATAATTAAGAAAAAAGCTGTTTGCCATGAATGTGGTGAATATAATGGAACAATCTCATTTAAAATTGTTGGTAATGGTTCTGAGATAGATGTAGGTGGATTTGAAAAATATATAGCAGTTTGTAGAGATTGTTATGAAAAATTGAATTCAGAAAAATAAAACTATGAAATTATATTATTAATGCAAAAATTAATAAAAAGTTTCAAATTTATTTATCTACAGTAGTTGACTAAAACTCAAAGATATGATAAAATATCTTGGAAAGTTAATAAATTTGGAGAGGTGGCCGAGCGGTCGAAGGCGCACGCCTGGAGAGCGTGTGACGGGCAAAACCCGTCCGTGGGTTCAAATCCCACCCTCTCCGCCATAAAACAGAGCGATGTGCTCTGTTTTTTTATTACTATTTACATTTTGTTATATTTTATGATATAATATAAGAAATCTTTGGAGGTATTTGTTATGAGTTTTTTTCAAAAATGGAAAATGCGATGCCCTATTATAAGATTCATTGAACGCTTAAGAATGAAAAAAATAAAAGTAAAAATAGGAAAAATTAAATAACAAAGTGAATTCTGAAAAATTTTTAAGTGAATTTCGTTGTTCGAAATGTAATATTATCGTAATTTTTTATTAATTTTAATTTGTTAAACTACTGCAAAAGTTAATATGTAAAACGAACAAACGGAGGCGCAACCGAGAAGAGTAATCTACCTATCGCTTGGGTAGGCTTGGGGTAGATGAAAGGCGAGGTTGCCGAAGGATGTAAGATATACCCGTCTTACATGCCTGGTTGTATAGGGAATACCTATGCAACTGTCGCATGAAAAACATGCGGAGAGCCGTTTGGGATAATATTTATTGATAATATTATTTCAATTTGGCCTTCCGTTGTGGAAGGCCATTTTTATTAGGAGGGATAATGTGAAAATTGGAATTGTTGGTGCTACTGGAGAAGTTGGTAGAACAATGATAAAGGTTTTAGAGGAGTTTGATTTGGATATTACAGAGTTAAGATTGTTTGCATCAAAAAAATCACAAGGAAAAGAAATAAAATTCAAAAATAAAAATTATTTTGTTGAAGAATTAACTGAAGAAAAAATGAAAGAACATTATGATTATCTACTTTTTTCTGCAGGGAGCACGATTTCAAAAAAATTTGCTATTATAGCTAGTAAAAATGGGAATACTGTTATAGATAATTCATCAGCATTTAGAATGGAAAAAGATATACCATTAATTGTTCCTGAAATTAATGGGGATATTATAAAAAATTATAAAGGAATTATAGCAAATCCAAATTGTTCTACGATTCAAATGGTTTTAGCTTTATCAAATATACAAAAAGAAATTGGTATTTCTGAAATATTTGTAAGTACGTATCAGGCAGTTTCTGGTGCTGGAAATAAAGGAATGAAAGAACTTTTGGATCAAGAAAATGGGAATAATAACATTAACTATTTTCCCGATTTAATACATCACAATGTAATTCCATTGATAGGAAATATAATGCAAAATGGTTTTACAGAAGAAGAAATGAAAATGGTGAATGAAACAAGAAAAATTTTTAATAATAATAAAATAAAAATATATCCAACAGCAGTAAGAGTTCCTGTTTTATACGGACATTCCGAAAGCGTAGCATTTAAAATAAATGGAAAAAGTTCAGTAAAAGAATTAAAAAAACTTATATCAAATGTAGAAAATGTTGTATATACCGAAGAATTAATAACCCCTTTAAATGTAGCTGGAAGTAATATTACTTATGTTTCCAGATTAAGACAAATTGAAGAAGATACTTTTCTGTTATGGATTGTAGCTGATAATGTTAGAGTTGGTGCCGCTACAAATGCCGTGAGAATATTATTAAAACATTATGAGTTGAATGGATGATAATATGAAAAAAATACCATTTGATATTAATTATTTACTAAGAAATTTTCCAACACCATTTTATGTTTATGATGAAAGAGGAATTTTGAATTCTTTAAAAAAATTACAAAATTCATTTAATTGGTGTGACTTTAAAGAATATTTTGCTGTAAAAGCAACACCTACACCCTACATATTAAGAATTTTAGGAGAAAATGGTGCTGGAACTGATTGTAGCTCTATGGCTGAACTTATCTTATCGGAAAAATCAGGAATTAATGGAGAAGACATACTTTTTACATCAAACAATACACCTATTGAGGAATATAAAAAAGCATATGATTTAGGGGCTATAATCAATTTTGACGATACAGATCATATAAAAAAATTTTTAAGTAAAATAGGCAAACCAGATATAGCTTCAATAAGATATACTCCTAAAAACGCATATGGCACTGAAGTTATAGGTAATCCAAAGAATTCAAAATTTGGTATGCCTTATAAAAAGGTTTTAGAAGGTTATAAGATTATGATAGATTCTGGTATAAAAAGATTTGGATTTCATGCTATGCTTGTTTCCAATACATTAAGTACAGATATGATTACCAGAAATACTCAAATCATTTTTGAAGCAGTCAAAAATATTTCAGAAAAATTAAATATAGAATTTGAGTTTATAGATATAGGGGGTGGCTTTGGTATCCCTTACAAGCCTGAAGAAAAAGAGTTGGATATTAATTTACTGAGTAAAAATATAAAAGATCTATACAATTATTATTTTAATGATTTTAAACCAAAATTATACACAGAAAATGGAAGATATATTACAGGACCACATGGTTATTTAATAACAAAAGTATTACATATCAAAAGTAGTTATAAAATGTACGTTGGGGTTGATGCGAATATGGCAAATTTAATGAGACCAGCTATTTATGGAGCATATCATCATATTACGGTATTAAATAAATTTGGAGAATATGAAACATATGATGTCGTTGGGTCATTATGCGAAAATAACGATAAATTTGCCATTAATAGAAAATTACCTAAAATCGAAGAGGAAGATATTTTAATAATCCACGATGTTGGAGCTCATGGACATTCGATGGGATTCAATTATAACGGAAAATTAAAATCTGCTGAATTTATTTATGATGGTGAAAAATTTAAAATGATTAGAAGAGCTGAAATATTGGATGATTATTTCTCAACAATAATATTTTAAGCGAATCAAAAGATTCGTCAAGGAGGGGATATTTATGTTTAACGGTGTTGGCACTGCTATGATTACTCCGTTTAATGAAAACTTTGAAGTTGATTATAATGCATTAGAAGAATTTGTGAATTTCCAATTAGAATTTGTTGATGCATTAATAGTTTTAGGAACGACTGGAGAAGCTCCAACAATAAATGAAAAAGAACGAGAAAAAATAGTTTCAAAAGTAGTTGAGATTGTAAATAAAAAGATACCTGTTATTGTAGGAACTGGATCCAATAATCCAGAGCATGTATTGAATAACAATAAACTTGCGGAAAAGAATGGTGCTGATGGATTGCTTATAGTAAATCCTTATTATAATAAATCAACCCAAAAAGGTTTAGTCAAATACTTTACCTATATTGCTGAAAGAACTGAATTACCTATAATCTTATACAATGTTCCATCAAGAACAGGAGGAAATATTTTACCTGATACTGCTATTGAGATTTTCGATAAAAATAAAAATGTTATTGGTATAAAAGAAGCAAGCGGAAACATTTCACAAATAGCAGAATTAATATCAAATAAACCCAATGAGATGTTAGTTTATTCAGGAAATGACGATCAAGCATTACCTTTAATGGCATTAGGTGGAAATGGCGTAATATCAGTTTTCTCAAATGTTTTGCCAAAACAAATGAAAGAATTAACTGATGCAATATTAAATGGGAATTTTAAAAAAGCTCAGGAAATTAATAATAAATATAATATTTTAATGAGAAAACTATTTGTTGAAGTAAATCCAATACCTGTAAAATATGCTGTTTCTAAACTTGGATACTGTAAAAATATTGTACGATTGCCTTTGGTAGAACTTAGTGAAAATGGAAAAATATTAATTGATAAATTGTTTGAGGAGTTGAGCATATTATGAAATATGGAATAATTGGAAGAAATGGAAGGATGGGAAACGAAATTTATAATCTTTTTTCTGAAAAAGGGCATAAATTGGTATTTTCGTATGATAAGAATGGAGAGAATTTTATAGAAAATCCTGATATATTAATAGATTTTTCCTTACCTGAAGTTTTTAATAAGGTAATAGAATACACAAAAAAATTCAAATGTCCTTTAATAATAGGAACTACTGGTTTAAGTAATGAACAGATAAATGAATTAAAAACCTTATCACATGAAATACCAATAATTCAGAGCTATAATTTTTCTATTGGCATTCAGGTATTACTAAAGTTAGTAAAATTAGTTGATAAGTTATTAGATGATGCTGATATTGAAATTTTTGAAGTACATCATAGATTTAAAAAAGATAAACCTTCTGGAACAGCTAAAATGATTAAGGAAGTGTTGAATAAAGAGGTTAATATATCTTCTCTACGATTGGGAAATGTTTCTGGTGATCATTCAATATATTTTGGAAACTTAGGTGAAGTTATTACAATTTCACATAGAGCATTATCAAGAAGAACATTTGCTGCAGGAGTTTTAAAGGCTGCTGAATTTTCTTTGAAAGTTGTAGCTGGTTTTTATACATTTCAGGATATCTTTGAACTTACTATGAAGGAGGATTAATATGAATTCTTATGAAATAATTGAATATATTGCCAGATCTAAAAAATCAACACCTATAAAGGTATATCTGCGTGGAAATTTAAAAGATATACCATTTGAAGAATATTATGGGAACGAAAAAGTAGGTATATTATTTTGTGAATTAGAAGAATTTGAAAAATTTTTAAATAGCAATAAAAATATAATTGAAAAGTATAGAATAGAAATGGATAGAAGAAATTCGGCAATACCTTTATTAGATTTAAAAAAAATCAATGCAAGAATAGAACCTGGTGCAGTAATACGTGATCTAGTTGAGATAGGAGATAATGCTGTAATTATGATGGGTGCAGTAATAAATATAGGAGCAAAAATAGGAAAAAAAACGATGATAGATATGAATGTTGTTATAGGAGGAAGAGCACAAATTGGTAATAATTGCCATATAGGAGCAGGTTCCATTATTGCTGGTGTTATAGAACCACCAAGTGCAGACCCTGTAATTATTGAAGATAATGTCTTAATAGGTGCCAATGCAGTTATATTGGAGGGTGTTAAAGTAGGGAAAGGAAGTGTTGTTGCAGCTGGATCTGTAGTAACAAAAAATGTGGATCCGTATACAGTAGTTGCAGGAATTCCAGCAAGAGTTATAAAAAAAGTTGATGAAAAAACAAAAGATAAAACTAGACTATTAGATGAATTAAGAAATTTGTAGGTGATAAAATGAATATAGTTGTACAAAAATATGGCGGTTCATCTGTGGCAACTCCGGATAAAATAAGATTTGTAGCAAATAAAATTAAAAATAAAGTTAGAGACGGTTATAAAATAATTGTTATAGTTTCTGCAATGGGAAAAACTACTGACAATTTAATAAAATTAGCAAAGGAAGTTTCTATTAATCCTCATCCAAGAGAATTGGATATGCTTTTAGCAACGGGAGAGCAGGTTTCTGTTTCTTTGCTTTCTATGGCTTTAAATGATATGAAAATAAGTACAAAATCATTGAATGCTTTTCAAGCAGGTATATTTACCACATCTGATTTTAATAATGCCAGAATCCAAAAATTTAAAATATCAGAAATAATAAAATTATTGGAATATTATGATGTTCTTGTAATTACAGGGTTTCAGGGTATAACAGAAGATGGAGATTATACAACGTTAGGAAGAGGTGGTTCCGATACGTCGGCAGTCGCCTTTGCTGCTGCTTTAAATTGTAATTGTGAAATATATAGTGATTTTCCAGGGATTTTCACTTTTGATCCCCAAAGATACCCTGATGCAAAAAAGATAGATTATATAACTTATGATGAAATGCTTGAAATGGCGTCATTAGGAGCAAAAGTTTTACATAA
This Marinitoga sp. 1197 DNA region includes the following protein-coding sequences:
- a CDS encoding 2,3-bisphosphoglycerate-independent phosphoglycerate mutase translates to MVDRQEFLQPLITKTNSKIVMLVMDGIGDTVVNGKTPLQAANTPNLDKIATESDLGQTIPVLPGITPGSGPGHLGIFGYDPIRYQIGRGILEALGIDVEVGEKDVVARGNFATIDGDTVVDRRAGRPKSEESAKIVEKLKENIKEIDGVKIQFYAGKEHRFVVKLTGEGLDDRIEDADPQKEGLPIKWAHATHPDAEKTAEIFTKLMKKIRDVLKDEPKINFALIRGFSKYPNIPQFPEVYKMRAAAIAVYPMYKGLAKLVGMDILNVDGETPSDEFKTLKKYWNDYDFFYIHIKKTDSYGEDGNFDAKVHVIEMVDEALPELLELNPDVLVVTGDHSTPVAISGHSWHPVPFMIKSPYTRAGLSKSFDEFEAARGSMGTIYAVDLMGLLMANARKLEKFGA
- a CDS encoding ComEC/Rec2 family competence protein → MITTAIIFMAVVFFLFNYSLKTKVFFILILSLVLIKTITSYSIPTNKELGILGTIIDKSNNYYIVKTNEVYYDDSWKSIKGKLYFSYNKFTTDPFEIGNNIYIVGKKTNGKFDPIYMANSSEKSIYSVRNFFKKRIYRNFQYDNREILFSVVFGGLKGKNAEIFKNTGLLHLFAVSGFHVYIIYSLLYFLYSFTLFPINIRRLITIIILFIYLSASGFSDSAMRATFLLSIIELNKLIGWNVNSKNILGLIGVINLLYNPNVLFSAGFLMSYFAALSILIIIEYTNNPFLVTLSAFLAVLPWSILFFKGFSFVGIFLSVFFTPIIYSLMILSGLYIIVHLPDFVSNFVNYYISIIKSLLQYINRYIPYITLKDNSYIFLYFISIILLIFFHIVIYKRYTMSKK
- a CDS encoding thymidine kinase, producing MSGKFILIVGPMYSGKTSELISFVEIYTLGRKKIKVFKPVIDDRYSSEYVVSHTGTKIKAIPIKHSKEMYEHLDYDEKAVFVDEVQFFDEELKDVILDLIKKGINVYCSGLDLTYKNNPFKTTILLSAYADEIIKKKAVCHECGEYNGTISFKIVGNGSEIDVGGFEKYIAVCRDCYEKLNSEK
- a CDS encoding aspartate-semialdehyde dehydrogenase, translated to MKIGIVGATGEVGRTMIKVLEEFDLDITELRLFASKKSQGKEIKFKNKNYFVEELTEEKMKEHYDYLLFSAGSTISKKFAIIASKNGNTVIDNSSAFRMEKDIPLIVPEINGDIIKNYKGIIANPNCSTIQMVLALSNIQKEIGISEIFVSTYQAVSGAGNKGMKELLDQENGNNNINYFPDLIHHNVIPLIGNIMQNGFTEEEMKMVNETRKIFNNNKIKIYPTAVRVPVLYGHSESVAFKINGKSSVKELKKLISNVENVVYTEELITPLNVAGSNITYVSRLRQIEEDTFLLWIVADNVRVGAATNAVRILLKHYELNG
- a CDS encoding diaminopimelate decarboxylase family protein → MKKIPFDINYLLRNFPTPFYVYDERGILNSLKKLQNSFNWCDFKEYFAVKATPTPYILRILGENGAGTDCSSMAELILSEKSGINGEDILFTSNNTPIEEYKKAYDLGAIINFDDTDHIKKFLSKIGKPDIASIRYTPKNAYGTEVIGNPKNSKFGMPYKKVLEGYKIMIDSGIKRFGFHAMLVSNTLSTDMITRNTQIIFEAVKNISEKLNIEFEFIDIGGGFGIPYKPEEKELDINLLSKNIKDLYNYYFNDFKPKLYTENGRYITGPHGYLITKVLHIKSSYKMYVGVDANMANLMRPAIYGAYHHITVLNKFGEYETYDVVGSLCENNDKFAINRKLPKIEEEDILIIHDVGAHGHSMGFNYNGKLKSAEFIYDGEKFKMIRRAEILDDYFSTIIF
- the dapA gene encoding 4-hydroxy-tetrahydrodipicolinate synthase, producing MFNGVGTAMITPFNENFEVDYNALEEFVNFQLEFVDALIVLGTTGEAPTINEKEREKIVSKVVEIVNKKIPVIVGTGSNNPEHVLNNNKLAEKNGADGLLIVNPYYNKSTQKGLVKYFTYIAERTELPIILYNVPSRTGGNILPDTAIEIFDKNKNVIGIKEASGNISQIAELISNKPNEMLVYSGNDDQALPLMALGGNGVISVFSNVLPKQMKELTDAILNGNFKKAQEINNKYNILMRKLFVEVNPIPVKYAVSKLGYCKNIVRLPLVELSENGKILIDKLFEELSIL
- a CDS encoding 4-hydroxy-tetrahydrodipicolinate reductase; amino-acid sequence: MKYGIIGRNGRMGNEIYNLFSEKGHKLVFSYDKNGENFIENPDILIDFSLPEVFNKVIEYTKKFKCPLIIGTTGLSNEQINELKTLSHEIPIIQSYNFSIGIQVLLKLVKLVDKLLDDADIEIFEVHHRFKKDKPSGTAKMIKEVLNKEVNISSLRLGNVSGDHSIYFGNLGEVITISHRALSRRTFAAGVLKAAEFSLKVVAGFYTFQDIFELTMKED
- the dapD gene encoding 2,3,4,5-tetrahydropyridine-2,6-dicarboxylate N-acetyltransferase encodes the protein MNSYEIIEYIARSKKSTPIKVYLRGNLKDIPFEEYYGNEKVGILFCELEEFEKFLNSNKNIIEKYRIEMDRRNSAIPLLDLKKINARIEPGAVIRDLVEIGDNAVIMMGAVINIGAKIGKKTMIDMNVVIGGRAQIGNNCHIGAGSIIAGVIEPPSADPVIIEDNVLIGANAVILEGVKVGKGSVVAAGSVVTKNVDPYTVVAGIPARVIKKVDEKTKDKTRLLDELRNL
- a CDS encoding aspartate kinase; translation: MNIVVQKYGGSSVATPDKIRFVANKIKNKVRDGYKIIVIVSAMGKTTDNLIKLAKEVSINPHPRELDMLLATGEQVSVSLLSMALNDMKISTKSLNAFQAGIFTTSDFNNARIQKFKISEIIKLLEYYDVLVITGFQGITEDGDYTTLGRGGSDTSAVAFAAALNCNCEIYSDFPGIFTFDPQRYPDAKKIDYITYDEMLEMASLGAKVLHNRAVEVAKKFNVKIYCAGTFSNEEGTYVVSDNIENPVVTGMSVMENQTQVTITNLPFNHAIIYNLFESIAQKGFNVDMISIININEKLNVSFTIIEEEMSHFDNYLKEALNTFNESQITYEHGYAKISVVGIGMKTEKGVASRFFKALEDIPIRMVTTSEIKISCLIDKKYLNEATKALIKEFEL